A genomic region of Gossypium hirsutum isolate 1008001.06 chromosome D01, Gossypium_hirsutum_v2.1, whole genome shotgun sequence contains the following coding sequences:
- the LOC107928799 gene encoding E3 ubiquitin-protein ligase RNF170 isoform X4, whose protein sequence is MMIVAQFALAPSLFLVDLIAAIGIALVSFFLVLFRFLAGSCILQFWNYSSASKPCGCPMCTCMIVNLMPEASLEQQPQNQEVAEVLKSVRRYNLLFLGGACGFIQKVRELPFFIKRIFQGLMDPDTNDTYIAEIRLFAMLLSIIYRATPLDFIPTGGIGIGRVFDCSAIILILILRLVGIYRRRRLMQRVRRLAAMELLQE, encoded by the exons ATGATGATTGTTGCCCAATTTGCTTTGGCCCCTTCACTGTTCCTTGTCGATCTAATTGCGGCCATTGGTATTGCG TTGGTTTCTTTTTTTCTGGTCTTGTTTCGGTTTTTGGCAGGCAGTTGTATTTTGCAATTCTGGAACTATTCCTCGGCGTCAAAGCCATGTGGGTGTCCCATGTGTACCTGCATGATTGTTAATTTGATGCCAGAGGCATCATTGGAACAACAGCCACAGAACCAAGAAGTTGCTGAGGTGCTTAAAAGTGTACGGAGGTATAACCTCCTCTTTCTTGGAGGTGCATGTGGATTCATTCAG AAAGTGCGTGAGTTACCATTCTTCATCAAGAGAATCTTCCAGGGATTGATGGATCCTGATACAAATGATACATATATTGCCGAGATACGCCTTTTTGCA ATGTTGCTAAGTATCATCTACAGAGCCACACCATTAGATTTTATTCCAACAG GGGGGATAGGAATCGGAAGGGTGTTTGATTGTTCGGCGATTATTCTCATACTCATCCTACGTCTGGTTGGTATCTATCGCAGACGACGACTTATGCAGCGTGTGAGGCGCTTAGCTGCCATGGAACTTTTACAAGAATGA
- the LOC107928799 gene encoding E3 ubiquitin-protein ligase RNF170 isoform X1, producing METDDTDRKMEELGGNKRLSETPPDDDCCPICFGPFTVPCRSNCGHWYCGSCILQFWNYSSASKPCGCPMCTCMIVNLMPEASLEQQPQNQEVAEVLKSVRRYNLLFLGGACGFIQQKVRELPFFIKRIFQGLMDPDTNDTYIAEIRLFAMLLSIIYRATPLDFIPTGGIGIGRVFDCSAIILILILRLVGIYRRRRLMQRVRRLAAMELLQE from the exons ATGGAAACTGATGATACAGATAGAAAAATGGAAGAATTAGGAGGCAATAAGAGATTGAGTGAAACCCCTCCCGATGATGATTGTTGCCCAATTTGCTTTGGCCCCTTCACTGTTCCTTGTCGATCTAATTGCGGCCATTGGTATTGCG GCAGTTGTATTTTGCAATTCTGGAACTATTCCTCGGCGTCAAAGCCATGTGGGTGTCCCATGTGTACCTGCATGATTGTTAATTTGATGCCAGAGGCATCATTGGAACAACAGCCACAGAACCAAGAAGTTGCTGAGGTGCTTAAAAGTGTACGGAGGTATAACCTCCTCTTTCTTGGAGGTGCATGTGGATTCATTCAG CAGAAAGTGCGTGAGTTACCATTCTTCATCAAGAGAATCTTCCAGGGATTGATGGATCCTGATACAAATGATACATATATTGCCGAGATACGCCTTTTTGCA ATGTTGCTAAGTATCATCTACAGAGCCACACCATTAGATTTTATTCCAACAG GGGGGATAGGAATCGGAAGGGTGTTTGATTGTTCGGCGATTATTCTCATACTCATCCTACGTCTGGTTGGTATCTATCGCAGACGACGACTTATGCAGCGTGTGAGGCGCTTAGCTGCCATGGAACTTTTACAAGAATGA
- the LOC107928799 gene encoding E3 ubiquitin-protein ligase RNF170 isoform X3 gives MMIVAQFALAPSLFLVDLIAAIGIALVSFFLVLFRFLAGSCILQFWNYSSASKPCGCPMCTCMIVNLMPEASLEQQPQNQEVAEVLKSVRRYNLLFLGGACGFIQQKVRELPFFIKRIFQGLMDPDTNDTYIAEIRLFAMLLSIIYRATPLDFIPTGGIGIGRVFDCSAIILILILRLVGIYRRRRLMQRVRRLAAMELLQE, from the exons ATGATGATTGTTGCCCAATTTGCTTTGGCCCCTTCACTGTTCCTTGTCGATCTAATTGCGGCCATTGGTATTGCG TTGGTTTCTTTTTTTCTGGTCTTGTTTCGGTTTTTGGCAGGCAGTTGTATTTTGCAATTCTGGAACTATTCCTCGGCGTCAAAGCCATGTGGGTGTCCCATGTGTACCTGCATGATTGTTAATTTGATGCCAGAGGCATCATTGGAACAACAGCCACAGAACCAAGAAGTTGCTGAGGTGCTTAAAAGTGTACGGAGGTATAACCTCCTCTTTCTTGGAGGTGCATGTGGATTCATTCAG CAGAAAGTGCGTGAGTTACCATTCTTCATCAAGAGAATCTTCCAGGGATTGATGGATCCTGATACAAATGATACATATATTGCCGAGATACGCCTTTTTGCA ATGTTGCTAAGTATCATCTACAGAGCCACACCATTAGATTTTATTCCAACAG GGGGGATAGGAATCGGAAGGGTGTTTGATTGTTCGGCGATTATTCTCATACTCATCCTACGTCTGGTTGGTATCTATCGCAGACGACGACTTATGCAGCGTGTGAGGCGCTTAGCTGCCATGGAACTTTTACAAGAATGA
- the LOC107928968 gene encoding armadillo repeat-containing protein 6, which translates to MAPTKNVRTISQEAFDELVKENIDDLGMDPAEALEDAIQTLSLQGVDLSGIVKCVPGEGGIKDHPAMQCLDKLKQLNADSKDQFGGQDLVQITALLNDLSELCISNKEDSGNAVIVAKNGGIELVCLICSKIPTESRQCLVSCFKAMASLLTDVQSTESFRASGGPKIVVGILSDGIRDLDILKSGFTVVAVAASGNEVVKQSLMDLRVDELILQVLSGQTQGSIQSLYDAIRVLLTSDDNRVVASEVYGYARRFAKIGIAKALVETLHGGISSPSLVSASIALKAVAVNDEICKSIADAGGIDVLLKCVDDSGEQRNKTVARTCCSLLSKLAGSDSNKSAIVEKGGMDKLIKLSARFSDDPSVMQEVMAIISVLCLRSPDNATRAVEAGAGDLAIQAMQKFPAAQPMQRSSCLMIRNLVVRNPENRTLLLNNGIDKFIRKAKENHESCKDAATDALRDLGLDNYNS; encoded by the exons ATGGCTCCGACCAAGAACGTCCGTACAATCTCACAAGAGGCCTTCGACGAGTTAGTGAAAGAGAACATAGATGACCTCGGGATGGATCCCGCCGAAGCTCTAGAAGACGCCATCCAAACACTCTCCCTTCAAGGCGTCGATCTTTCTG GGATCGTGAAGTGTGTTCCTGGAGAAGGCGGCATCAAGGACCATCCGGCGATGCAATGCTTGGATAAGCTGAAGCAACTGAATGCTGATTCGAAGGATCAATTCGGCGGCCAAGATTTAGTCCAAATCACTGCCTTGCTTAATGACCTAAGTGAATTATGTATTTCTAATAAAGAAGATTCGGGGAATGCAGTGATTGTTGCTAAAAACGGCGGTATCGAATTGGTTTGTTTGATCTGTAGTAAAATTCCAACTGAATCAAGGCAGTGTCTAGTTTCTTGTTTTAAGGCAATGGCATCATTGCTTACAG ATGTTCAAAGTACAGAGAGTTTTAGGGCAAGTGGAGGACCGAAGATTGTGGTTGGTATTCTTAGTGATGGGATTCGAGATTTGGATATTTTGAAATCAGGTTTCACTGTTGTTGCTGTGGCTGCAAGCGGTAATGAAGTTGTTAAACAATCATTAATGGACTTACGAGTCGATGAGCTGATTCTACAAGTTTTGAGTGGACAAACTCAGGGAAGCATTCAAAGTTTGTATGATGCTATACGTGTTTTGTTAACCTCCGATGATAATCGGGTTGTTGCTTCCGAA GTTTATGGTTATGCACGAAGATTTGCGAAAATTGGAATTGCAAAAGCTCTTGTGGAAACTCTTCATGGGGGGATTAGTTCACCTAGTCTTGTTTCCGCTAGCATAGCACTAAAAGCCGTTGCTGTCAAT GATGAAATATGTAAGTCCATTGCCGATGCTGGTGGTATCGATGTGCTTcttaagtgtgttgatgatagtGGTGAACAACGCAACAAAACTGTAGCTAGAACTTGTTGTTCATTGTTATCCAAG TTGGCAGGAAGTGACTCAAATAAGAGTGCTATAGTCGAAAAAGGAGGTATGGACAAGCTGATCAAATTATCGGCTAGATTTTCTGATGATCCATCTGTGATGCAAGAG GTCATGGCCATCATTTCTGTACTCTGCTTGAGATCACCCGACAATGCAACTCGTGCCGTTGAAGCTGGAGCAGGTGATCTTGCTATTCAAGCCATGCAGAAGTTCCCTGCTGCTCAGCCGATGCAAAGAAGTTCTTGTCTCATGATTCGGAATCTTGTTGTTAGGAACCCGGAAAACAG AACGCTTCTGCTGAATAACGGTATTGACAAGTTTATCCGTAAGGCGAAGGAAAATCATGAAAGCTGCAAAGATGCTGCCACCGATGCGCTAAGAGATTTGGGGCTTGATAACTATAACTCATAG
- the LOC107928799 gene encoding E3 ubiquitin-protein ligase RNF170 isoform X7, which produces METDDTDRKMEELGGNKRLSETPPDDDCCPICFGPFTVPCRSNCGHWYCGSCILQFWNYSSASKPCGCPMCTCMIVNLMPEASLEQQPQNQEVAEVLKSVRRYNLLFLGGACGFIQQKVRELPFFIKRIFQGLMDPDTNDTYIAEIRLFAMLLSIIYRATPLDFIPTDDDLCSV; this is translated from the exons ATGGAAACTGATGATACAGATAGAAAAATGGAAGAATTAGGAGGCAATAAGAGATTGAGTGAAACCCCTCCCGATGATGATTGTTGCCCAATTTGCTTTGGCCCCTTCACTGTTCCTTGTCGATCTAATTGCGGCCATTGGTATTGCG GCAGTTGTATTTTGCAATTCTGGAACTATTCCTCGGCGTCAAAGCCATGTGGGTGTCCCATGTGTACCTGCATGATTGTTAATTTGATGCCAGAGGCATCATTGGAACAACAGCCACAGAACCAAGAAGTTGCTGAGGTGCTTAAAAGTGTACGGAGGTATAACCTCCTCTTTCTTGGAGGTGCATGTGGATTCATTCAG CAGAAAGTGCGTGAGTTACCATTCTTCATCAAGAGAATCTTCCAGGGATTGATGGATCCTGATACAAATGATACATATATTGCCGAGATACGCCTTTTTGCA ATGTTGCTAAGTATCATCTACAGAGCCACACCATTAGATTTTATTCCAACAG ACGACGACTTATGCAGCGTGTGA
- the LOC121213689 gene encoding uncharacterized protein, with protein sequence MEVEVVAPLPTTEFNFDSSCSSPYITAPSSPQRFGGNLLFSTAPTSPSHDSSLYGELNGLSHVVGSSPAVPFGWEPKQRNDDDECNNGCGDFEFNFSGQLERTSLSADELFAGGKIKPLKPPHLFEPTAENHHEPPQAKQEQRGRERKSGFSFSSSTTSSSSYNYNLIHKKSRSLSPFRVTNIILDEQDECPSNFENPINFSSTKTPKSYVSSIFSAISFQRGNKKWKLRDLLLFRSASEGRATNIKEPLRKYSVLGKKEVEDVKHAPSSTTASSKRRTPPVSAHELHYTVNRAVAEEMRRKTFLPYKQGLLGCLGFNPGSMHEISRGVGSLTRG encoded by the coding sequence ATGGAGGTCGAAGTGGTGGCGCCGCTCCCTACGACGGAGTTCAACTTCGACAGCTCATGTTCATCGCCGTACATCACCGCTCCCTCAAGCCCGCAACGCTTCGGCGGGAACCTCTTATTCTCCACCGCTCCAACCAGTCCTTCTCATGATTCGTCGTTGTACGGTGAACTCAACGGCCTTTCTCACGTCGTCGGTTCTTCACCGGCGGTCCCTTTCGGGTGGGAGCCGAAGCAAAGAAACGACGACGATGAATGCAACAATGGGTGTGGAGATTTCGAGTTTAATTTCAGCGGCCAGTTGGAAAGAACTTCATTATCAGCCGACGAGTTATTCGCCGGTGGTAAGATAAAGCCGCTTAAACCACCGCATTTGTTCGAACCAACGGCGGAGAACCACCACGAACCACCGCAAGCGAAACAAGAACAACGAGGAAGAGAAAGGAAATCTGGATTTTCATTTTCATCGTCAACAACATCATCTTCAAGCTATAATTACAATCTAATTCACAAAAAAAGCCGATCTTTATCCCCATTTAGAGTCACCAACATCATTTTGGATGAACAAGATGAATGTCCCTCAAATTTCGAAAACCCCATCAATTTTTCATCAACAAAAACCCCCAAATCCTACGTTTCATCGATCTTTTCAGCCATTTCGTTTCAAAGAGGCAATAAAAAATGGAAACTGAGGGACTTATTGCTGTTTAGGAGTGCATCTGAAGGCAGAGCAACGAACATCAAAGAACCTTTGAGGAAATACTCTGTTTTGGGTAAGAAAGAAGTGGAAGATGTTAAACACGCGCCATCGTCGACGACGGCGAGTTCGAAGCGGAGAACTCCTCCGGTATCGGCACACGAGCTGCATTATACGGTGAATCGGGCCGTCGCGGAGGAGATGAGGCGGAAAACATTTTTGCCTTACAAACAAGGTCTCCTTGGATGCTTGGGTTTCAACCCTGGTAGTATGCATGAGATTTCTAGAGGTGTTGGGTCTTTGACAcgtggataa
- the LOC107928799 gene encoding E3 ubiquitin-protein ligase RNF170 isoform X5, with amino-acid sequence METDDTDRKMEELGGNKRLSETPPDDDCCPICFGPFTVPCRSNCGHWYCGSCILQFWNYSSASKPCGCPMCTCMIVNLMPEASLEQQPQNQEVAEVLKSVRRYNLLFLGGACGFIQQKVRELPFFIKRIFQGLMDPDTNDTYIAEIRLFAMLLSIIYRATPLDFIPTANCTNWCSFFPVLQGG; translated from the exons ATGGAAACTGATGATACAGATAGAAAAATGGAAGAATTAGGAGGCAATAAGAGATTGAGTGAAACCCCTCCCGATGATGATTGTTGCCCAATTTGCTTTGGCCCCTTCACTGTTCCTTGTCGATCTAATTGCGGCCATTGGTATTGCG GCAGTTGTATTTTGCAATTCTGGAACTATTCCTCGGCGTCAAAGCCATGTGGGTGTCCCATGTGTACCTGCATGATTGTTAATTTGATGCCAGAGGCATCATTGGAACAACAGCCACAGAACCAAGAAGTTGCTGAGGTGCTTAAAAGTGTACGGAGGTATAACCTCCTCTTTCTTGGAGGTGCATGTGGATTCATTCAG CAGAAAGTGCGTGAGTTACCATTCTTCATCAAGAGAATCTTCCAGGGATTGATGGATCCTGATACAAATGATACATATATTGCCGAGATACGCCTTTTTGCA ATGTTGCTAAGTATCATCTACAGAGCCACACCATTAGATTTTATTCCAACAG CCAATTGTACAAATTGGTGTTCTTTTTTTCCCGTTTTGCAGGGGGGATAG
- the LOC107928799 gene encoding E3 ubiquitin-protein ligase RNF170 isoform X8 produces METDDTDRKMEELGGNKRLSETPPDDDCCPICFGPFTVPCRSNCGHWYCGSCILQFWNYSSASKPCGCPMCTCMIVNLMPEASLEQQPQNQEVAEVLKSVRRYNLLFLGGACGFIQKVRELPFFIKRIFQGLMDPDTNDTYIAEIRLFAMLLSIIYRATPLDFIPTDDDLCSV; encoded by the exons ATGGAAACTGATGATACAGATAGAAAAATGGAAGAATTAGGAGGCAATAAGAGATTGAGTGAAACCCCTCCCGATGATGATTGTTGCCCAATTTGCTTTGGCCCCTTCACTGTTCCTTGTCGATCTAATTGCGGCCATTGGTATTGCG GCAGTTGTATTTTGCAATTCTGGAACTATTCCTCGGCGTCAAAGCCATGTGGGTGTCCCATGTGTACCTGCATGATTGTTAATTTGATGCCAGAGGCATCATTGGAACAACAGCCACAGAACCAAGAAGTTGCTGAGGTGCTTAAAAGTGTACGGAGGTATAACCTCCTCTTTCTTGGAGGTGCATGTGGATTCATTCAG AAAGTGCGTGAGTTACCATTCTTCATCAAGAGAATCTTCCAGGGATTGATGGATCCTGATACAAATGATACATATATTGCCGAGATACGCCTTTTTGCA ATGTTGCTAAGTATCATCTACAGAGCCACACCATTAGATTTTATTCCAACAG ACGACGACTTATGCAGCGTGTGA
- the LOC107928799 gene encoding E3 ubiquitin-protein ligase RNF170 isoform X2, giving the protein METDDTDRKMEELGGNKRLSETPPDDDCCPICFGPFTVPCRSNCGHWYCGSCILQFWNYSSASKPCGCPMCTCMIVNLMPEASLEQQPQNQEVAEVLKSVRRYNLLFLGGACGFIQKVRELPFFIKRIFQGLMDPDTNDTYIAEIRLFAMLLSIIYRATPLDFIPTGGIGIGRVFDCSAIILILILRLVGIYRRRRLMQRVRRLAAMELLQE; this is encoded by the exons ATGGAAACTGATGATACAGATAGAAAAATGGAAGAATTAGGAGGCAATAAGAGATTGAGTGAAACCCCTCCCGATGATGATTGTTGCCCAATTTGCTTTGGCCCCTTCACTGTTCCTTGTCGATCTAATTGCGGCCATTGGTATTGCG GCAGTTGTATTTTGCAATTCTGGAACTATTCCTCGGCGTCAAAGCCATGTGGGTGTCCCATGTGTACCTGCATGATTGTTAATTTGATGCCAGAGGCATCATTGGAACAACAGCCACAGAACCAAGAAGTTGCTGAGGTGCTTAAAAGTGTACGGAGGTATAACCTCCTCTTTCTTGGAGGTGCATGTGGATTCATTCAG AAAGTGCGTGAGTTACCATTCTTCATCAAGAGAATCTTCCAGGGATTGATGGATCCTGATACAAATGATACATATATTGCCGAGATACGCCTTTTTGCA ATGTTGCTAAGTATCATCTACAGAGCCACACCATTAGATTTTATTCCAACAG GGGGGATAGGAATCGGAAGGGTGTTTGATTGTTCGGCGATTATTCTCATACTCATCCTACGTCTGGTTGGTATCTATCGCAGACGACGACTTATGCAGCGTGTGAGGCGCTTAGCTGCCATGGAACTTTTACAAGAATGA
- the LOC107928799 gene encoding E3 ubiquitin-protein ligase RNF170 isoform X6, which produces METDDTDRKMEELGGNKRLSETPPDDDCCPICFGPFTVPCRSNCGHWYCGSCILQFWNYSSASKPCGCPMCTCMIVNLMPEASLEQQPQNQEVAEVLKSVRRYNLLFLGGACGFIQKVRELPFFIKRIFQGLMDPDTNDTYIAEIRLFAMLLSIIYRATPLDFIPTANCTNWCSFFPVLQGG; this is translated from the exons ATGGAAACTGATGATACAGATAGAAAAATGGAAGAATTAGGAGGCAATAAGAGATTGAGTGAAACCCCTCCCGATGATGATTGTTGCCCAATTTGCTTTGGCCCCTTCACTGTTCCTTGTCGATCTAATTGCGGCCATTGGTATTGCG GCAGTTGTATTTTGCAATTCTGGAACTATTCCTCGGCGTCAAAGCCATGTGGGTGTCCCATGTGTACCTGCATGATTGTTAATTTGATGCCAGAGGCATCATTGGAACAACAGCCACAGAACCAAGAAGTTGCTGAGGTGCTTAAAAGTGTACGGAGGTATAACCTCCTCTTTCTTGGAGGTGCATGTGGATTCATTCAG AAAGTGCGTGAGTTACCATTCTTCATCAAGAGAATCTTCCAGGGATTGATGGATCCTGATACAAATGATACATATATTGCCGAGATACGCCTTTTTGCA ATGTTGCTAAGTATCATCTACAGAGCCACACCATTAGATTTTATTCCAACAG CCAATTGTACAAATTGGTGTTCTTTTTTTCCCGTTTTGCAGGGGGGATAG